A window of uncultured Litoreibacter sp. contains these coding sequences:
- a CDS encoding ABC transporter permease, giving the protein MRSFLPIFTVIAAIIALWYAAVVPMNIKETLTQLERGGAEVSPPSAQERRDMGHLGLVAANSFAASATLSQDRPRLPAPHQVAAELWDGTVDKKITSKRSLVYHGWITLSATLMGFAIGTGLGIFLAVGIVHSRVMDKSVMPWAIVSQTIPIIALAPMIVVVLYSVGLQGLFPKAVISAYLSFFPVVVGMVKGLRSPDQMQLDLLKTYNANTNQGFWKLRLPASMPYLFASLKIGIAAAMVGAIVGELPVQGGGLGNRMLTGSYYGQTIQIWSALFAAAILAATLVAVIAMIQRGTLKRMGLA; this is encoded by the coding sequence ATGCGTAGCTTTCTGCCTATCTTCACCGTGATCGCCGCCATCATTGCCCTTTGGTACGCGGCGGTCGTGCCGATGAACATCAAGGAAACTCTGACCCAGCTGGAACGCGGCGGGGCGGAGGTCTCACCACCTTCCGCACAGGAGCGGCGCGATATGGGGCATCTGGGCTTGGTCGCGGCCAATAGCTTTGCGGCCTCCGCCACCCTCTCCCAAGACCGGCCCCGTTTGCCTGCGCCACATCAGGTCGCCGCCGAGCTTTGGGACGGCACGGTGGACAAGAAGATCACCTCCAAACGCAGCCTCGTCTATCACGGCTGGATCACCCTTAGCGCCACCTTGATGGGGTTCGCCATCGGCACCGGGCTTGGCATTTTTCTGGCGGTCGGCATCGTGCACAGCCGGGTGATGGACAAATCCGTCATGCCTTGGGCCATCGTCAGCCAAACCATCCCGATCATCGCATTGGCCCCAATGATCGTGGTGGTGCTTTATTCCGTCGGCCTGCAAGGCCTGTTCCCCAAGGCGGTGATCTCCGCCTATCTCAGCTTCTTTCCGGTGGTGGTCGGCATGGTCAAGGGGTTGCGCAGCCCCGACCAGATGCAGCTGGATCTGCTCAAAACCTACAATGCCAACACCAATCAGGGCTTTTGGAAATTGCGGCTTCCGGCCTCCATGCCCTATCTCTTTGCGTCCCTCAAAATCGGCATCGCGGCGGCCATGGTGGGGGCCATCGTGGGCGAGCTGCCGGTGCAGGGTGGGGGCCTTGGCAATCGCATGCTGACGGGTAGCTATTACGGCCAAACCATCCAAATCTGGTCCGCGCTCTTCGCCGCCGCCATACTGGCGGCCACGTTGGTTGCCGTCATCGCCATGATCCAGCGCGGCACGCTCAAGCGGATGGGGCTGGCATGA
- a CDS encoding ABC transporter permease yields MIYLVAAFAIWLALWALNTKLANGRSSETRAVSLAIPLIFGATLLIIWELAVRGLQVPLVILPPPSLIAQTVASQTATLWADFVQTFIKGALSGYVIGAIAAFVTAILVDRYDFLKRGLLPVGNFMAALPIVGTAPILVMWFGFDWQSKSAVVVVMVFFPILVNTVAGLGETTQMQRDLMRTYGASYMQGLIKLRLPAAMPFIFNGLKISTTLALVGAIVAEFFGSPTLGMGFRISTSVGQLALDMVWAEIVVAALAGSAFYGIIAAIEKGVTFWHPSQRT; encoded by the coding sequence ATGATCTATCTCGTAGCAGCTTTCGCCATTTGGCTGGCGCTCTGGGCGCTCAACACCAAGTTGGCCAACGGGAGAAGCAGTGAAACCCGCGCTGTTTCCCTTGCCATCCCGCTGATCTTCGGGGCGACGCTTCTGATCATCTGGGAACTGGCCGTCCGAGGGCTTCAGGTCCCGCTCGTCATTCTGCCGCCGCCTAGCCTGATCGCGCAAACGGTGGCCAGCCAGACAGCAACGCTTTGGGCCGATTTTGTGCAAACCTTCATCAAGGGCGCGCTGAGCGGCTATGTCATTGGGGCGATTGCGGCCTTTGTGACCGCCATTCTGGTGGACCGTTACGACTTCCTCAAACGGGGCCTCCTGCCTGTGGGCAACTTCATGGCGGCGCTGCCCATCGTTGGCACGGCACCAATCCTCGTGATGTGGTTCGGCTTCGACTGGCAGTCCAAATCGGCGGTGGTCGTGGTCATGGTGTTCTTCCCGATCCTCGTCAACACCGTCGCGGGTCTGGGCGAAACCACACAAATGCAGCGCGACCTGATGCGCACCTACGGGGCCAGCTACATGCAAGGCCTGATCAAGCTTAGGCTCCCCGCCGCCATGCCCTTCATCTTCAATGGGCTCAAAATCTCCACCACCCTCGCGCTGGTGGGCGCCATTGTGGCCGAATTCTTCGGCTCGCCCACCCTTGGCATGGGGTTCCGCATTTCCACATCTGTGGGCCAATTGGCGCTCGACATGGTGTGGGCCGAAATTGTCGTCGCTGCTTTGGCGGGCAGCGCGTTTTATGGCATCATCGCCGCAATAGAGAAGGGGGTCACGTTCTGGCACCCCTCGCAACGCACGTAA
- a CDS encoding N-(5'-phosphoribosyl)anthranilate isomerase, with amino-acid sequence MTHHIASAPRHPWIDHLFSAKAARSGGIVRRAVCDVEREVGRERFFVEVQSRGFHVMEWGDQFIILCSKSRPQLHI; translated from the coding sequence ATGACGCATCACATCGCCTCTGCGCCCCGCCATCCATGGATCGACCATCTGTTTTCCGCCAAGGCCGCCCGCAGCGGCGGAATTGTCCGCCGCGCCGTTTGCGATGTAGAGCGGGAAGTCGGCCGCGAACGCTTCTTTGTTGAAGTGCAAAGCCGCGGCTTTCATGTGATGGAATGGGGCGATCAATTTATCATTCTGTGCTCGAAGTCACGCCCACAGTTACATATTTGA
- the preA gene encoding NAD-dependent dihydropyrimidine dehydrogenase subunit PreA — translation MADLTSTFIGIKSPNPFWLASAPPTDKEYNVRRAFEAGWGGVVWKTLGEEGPPVVNVNGPRYGAIYGADRRLLGLNNIELITDRPLQQNLREIKAVKRDYPDRAMVVSLMVPCEEEAWKAILPVVEETGADGIELNFGCPHGMSERGMGAAVGQVPEYIEMVARWCKQNTRMPVIVKLTPNITDIRKPAEAALRGGADAVSLINTINSITSVNLDTMSPEPSIDGKGSHGGYCGPAVKPIAMSMVSEIARHEATRGLPISGIGGITTWRDAAEFMSLGCGNVQVCTAVMTYGFKIVSEMISGLSDWMDEKGHTSTADFIGQAVPNVTDWQYLNLNYVAKAKIDQDACISCGRCFAACEDTSHQAIAMSEDRTFSVIDEECVACNLCVDVCPVEDCISMVPMEPGQTDPRTGKVVEKEYANWTTHPNNPGAVAAE, via the coding sequence ATGGCAGATCTGACAAGCACCTTCATTGGCATCAAAAGCCCAAACCCGTTCTGGCTGGCATCCGCGCCACCCACGGATAAGGAATACAATGTCCGCCGCGCCTTTGAGGCGGGCTGGGGCGGCGTAGTCTGGAAAACGCTGGGCGAAGAAGGCCCGCCCGTCGTCAACGTCAACGGCCCTCGCTACGGGGCGATTTACGGTGCCGACCGCCGCCTTCTGGGCCTCAACAATATTGAGCTGATCACCGACCGCCCGCTCCAGCAAAACCTGCGCGAAATCAAGGCTGTCAAACGGGACTACCCGGATCGCGCGATGGTCGTGTCCCTCATGGTGCCGTGCGAGGAGGAGGCGTGGAAGGCCATCCTGCCCGTGGTCGAAGAAACCGGCGCCGATGGGATCGAGCTGAATTTCGGCTGCCCGCATGGCATGTCGGAACGCGGCATGGGCGCGGCTGTGGGGCAGGTGCCCGAATACATTGAAATGGTCGCCCGCTGGTGCAAGCAAAACACCCGGATGCCGGTCATCGTAAAACTGACCCCTAATATTACGGACATCCGCAAACCGGCCGAAGCCGCTTTGCGGGGCGGGGCGGACGCGGTCTCGCTGATCAACACGATCAACTCGATCACATCCGTGAACCTCGACACGATGAGCCCAGAGCCATCCATCGACGGCAAAGGCAGCCATGGCGGCTATTGCGGTCCGGCGGTCAAACCCATCGCCATGTCAATGGTGTCCGAGATTGCCCGTCACGAGGCGACGCGCGGCCTGCCCATCTCAGGCATCGGCGGCATCACCACATGGCGCGACGCGGCAGAATTCATGTCGCTTGGCTGTGGCAATGTGCAGGTTTGCACGGCCGTGATGACCTACGGCTTCAAAATCGTGTCCGAGATGATCTCTGGCCTGTCCGATTGGATGGATGAGAAGGGCCACACATCTACCGCCGACTTCATCGGTCAGGCCGTGCCGAATGTCACCGACTGGCAGTATCTCAACCTCAACTACGTGGCCAAGGCCAAGATCGATCAGGATGCCTGCATCTCCTGCGGCCGCTGCTTTGCTGCCTGTGAGGACACGTCACATCAGGCAATCGCCATGTCCGAGGACCGCACTTTCAGCGTGATCGACGAGGAATGCGTGGCATGCAACCTCTGTGTTGATGTCTGCCCGGTGGAGGATTGCATCTCGATGGTGCCGATGGAGCCGGGGCAAACCGACCCGCGCACCGGCAAAGTGGTGGAAAAGGAATACGCCAACTGGACGACCCATCCCAACAATCCCGGTGCGGTTGCGGCGGAGTAA
- a CDS encoding ABC transporter ATP-binding protein, whose protein sequence is MAPLPDPVVSAHNLDLTFQTGDGPVHALKDVSLDIEKGDFVSFIGPSGCGKTTFLRCIAGLEQPTGGTLTVNNMTPDEARRARAYGYVFQAAGLYPWRSIARNISLPLEIMGYSKSDQKARVDRVLDLVELSGFGGKYPWQLSGGMQQRASIARALAFDADILLMDEPFGALDEIVRDHLNEQLLALWARTEKTIGFVTHSIPEAVYLSTKIVVMSPRPGRIADVIDSPLPKERPLDIRDSQDFIDIAHRVREGLRAGHADDA, encoded by the coding sequence ATGGCCCCTCTACCCGATCCCGTCGTCTCGGCGCACAACCTTGATCTGACCTTTCAGACCGGGGATGGGCCTGTTCACGCACTCAAAGACGTTTCGCTCGACATCGAAAAGGGCGATTTCGTCAGCTTCATCGGCCCGTCCGGTTGCGGCAAAACCACCTTCCTGCGCTGCATTGCCGGGCTGGAGCAGCCCACGGGCGGCACGCTCACCGTCAACAACATGACCCCGGACGAGGCGCGCCGCGCGCGAGCCTATGGCTACGTCTTCCAGGCGGCAGGCCTCTACCCGTGGCGCAGCATTGCGCGCAACATCTCGCTGCCGCTGGAAATCATGGGCTACTCCAAATCCGACCAGAAAGCCCGCGTCGACCGCGTGCTCGATCTGGTAGAGCTGTCGGGCTTCGGCGGCAAATACCCGTGGCAATTGTCCGGCGGGATGCAGCAACGGGCCTCCATCGCGCGGGCACTGGCTTTTGATGCGGATATTTTGTTGATGGACGAACCGTTCGGTGCCTTGGATGAAATCGTCCGCGACCATCTTAATGAGCAGCTCTTGGCACTCTGGGCCCGCACCGAAAAAACCATAGGCTTTGTGACGCATTCAATCCCGGAGGCGGTGTACCTCTCCACCAAAATCGTCGTCATGAGCCCCCGTCCGGGACGGATCGCTGACGTCATCGACAGCCCGCTCCCAAAGGAACGGCCGCTGGATATCCGCGACAGCCAAGATTTCATCGACATCGCCCACCGGGTCCGAGAAGGGCTCAGGGCAGGGCACGCAGATGACGCTTGA
- a CDS encoding ABC transporter substrate-binding protein gives MKKLLTTAALALAMATPAMADGHANSVKLQLQWVTQAQFAGYYVALDKGFYEEENLEVEILAGGPDIAPPQVLAGGGADVMLNWMPSALAAREKGLPVVNIAQPFKTSGLMLTCWKDTGITGPQDFKGKTIGVWFFGNEYPFLSWMSQEGISTDGGEDGVTVLKQGFNVDPLLQRQADCISTMTYNEYGQVLDAGVSEDELVTFKYEEQGVATLEDGIYALEENLADPVFKDKMVRFVRASMKGWKYAEANPDEAAGIVLDNDETGAQTEAHQVRMMGEIAKLTAGSDGSLDEADFQRTVDTLLAGGSDPVISKQPEGAWTSEITDAALN, from the coding sequence ATGAAAAAGCTACTCACAACGGCAGCCTTGGCCCTCGCAATGGCGACACCCGCCATGGCCGACGGCCACGCAAACAGCGTCAAGCTGCAGCTGCAATGGGTCACGCAAGCGCAATTCGCGGGCTACTACGTGGCGCTCGACAAGGGGTTCTACGAGGAAGAAAACCTAGAGGTCGAAATCCTCGCAGGCGGCCCCGATATTGCGCCCCCGCAGGTCCTCGCAGGTGGCGGCGCTGACGTCATGCTGAACTGGATGCCGTCGGCCTTGGCCGCGCGCGAAAAGGGGCTGCCCGTGGTCAACATCGCGCAGCCGTTCAAAACCTCCGGCCTGATGCTGACCTGCTGGAAAGACACTGGCATCACTGGCCCGCAGGACTTCAAGGGCAAGACCATCGGCGTCTGGTTCTTCGGCAACGAATACCCGTTCCTCAGCTGGATGAGCCAGGAAGGCATCTCTACCGATGGCGGTGAGGATGGCGTCACAGTGCTGAAACAGGGTTTCAACGTTGACCCGCTGTTGCAGCGCCAGGCCGACTGTATCTCGACGATGACCTACAATGAATACGGTCAGGTGCTGGATGCGGGCGTCTCCGAGGACGAGCTTGTCACCTTCAAATATGAAGAGCAGGGCGTGGCAACGTTGGAAGACGGCATCTATGCACTGGAAGAAAACCTCGCTGACCCGGTCTTCAAGGACAAAATGGTCCGCTTTGTGCGCGCCTCCATGAAGGGCTGGAAATATGCCGAGGCCAACCCGGATGAGGCCGCAGGCATTGTCCTCGACAATGACGAGACCGGCGCGCAAACCGAGGCACATCAGGTCCGCATGATGGGCGAGATCGCCAAACTGACCGCAGGCTCTGACGGGTCGCTGGACGAGGCTGATTTCCAGCGCACCGTTGACACGTTGCTGGCTGGCGGTTCCGACCCCGTGATTTCCAAACAGCCAGAAGGCGCTTGGACCTCCGAAATCACGGACGCCGCGCTGAACTAA
- the hydA gene encoding dihydropyrimidinase yields the protein MSKVIKGGTIVTADRSWQADVLIEGEKIAQIGENLTGDEVIDAEGAYVIPGGIDPHTHLEMPFMGTTAAETFESGTFAAAAGGTTMLVDFCLPGEDGSLLNAIDDWDRKSKDQICCDISYHMAITGWNESVFNEMQDVVEKRGINTFKHFMAYKGALMVEDDEMYASFKRCADLGALPLVHAENGDIVQELQQKYLAEGITGPEGHAYSRPPEVEGEAANRAIMIADAAGTPLYIVHVSCEQAHEAIRRARQKGMRVYGEPLIQHLTLDESEYFDKDWQYAARRVMSPPFRSKDHQASLWAGLSSGSLQVVATDHAAFTDKQKQMGLDNFTTIPNGTGGLEERMAMLWTTGVETGRLTPEEFVAATSTNIAKILNIYPLKGGIAVGGDADIVVWDPKISKEIAVSTQKSIIDYNVFEGMTVTAQPRFTLSRGDVIWAHGQNSQPQPGRGKFIRRPAFASASKALGKWKALNTPRKIERNPMNIPSGV from the coding sequence ATGAGCAAAGTCATCAAAGGTGGAACCATTGTCACTGCAGATCGCAGCTGGCAGGCGGATGTGTTGATTGAAGGGGAGAAAATTGCGCAGATCGGGGAGAACCTAACAGGGGATGAGGTGATTGACGCCGAAGGAGCTTATGTCATCCCCGGTGGCATCGACCCGCATACGCATCTCGAAATGCCCTTCATGGGCACCACAGCCGCCGAAACCTTTGAAAGCGGGACCTTTGCGGCGGCGGCTGGCGGCACCACCATGCTGGTCGATTTCTGCTTGCCGGGCGAGGACGGATCGCTGCTCAATGCCATTGATGATTGGGACCGCAAATCCAAAGATCAGATTTGCTGTGACATCTCCTATCACATGGCGATCACCGGCTGGAACGAGAGCGTTTTCAACGAGATGCAGGACGTTGTTGAGAAACGCGGTATCAACACGTTCAAGCATTTCATGGCCTATAAGGGCGCGTTGATGGTGGAGGATGACGAGATGTACGCCTCCTTCAAGCGCTGCGCTGATCTGGGCGCGCTGCCGCTGGTCCATGCTGAGAACGGCGACATCGTGCAGGAGCTGCAGCAAAAATATCTGGCCGAAGGCATCACCGGCCCGGAGGGTCACGCCTATTCCCGTCCACCTGAGGTGGAAGGCGAGGCCGCCAACCGCGCCATCATGATCGCCGATGCGGCAGGCACGCCGCTTTACATCGTGCATGTGTCCTGCGAGCAGGCCCATGAGGCCATCCGCCGGGCCCGCCAAAAGGGGATGCGCGTCTATGGGGAGCCGCTGATCCAGCACCTGACCCTCGATGAAAGTGAATATTTCGACAAGGACTGGCAATACGCGGCGCGCCGCGTGATGTCGCCGCCATTTCGCTCCAAGGATCATCAGGCCTCGCTCTGGGCGGGGCTCAGTTCGGGGTCCCTGCAGGTCGTTGCCACCGATCACGCGGCTTTCACCGACAAACAGAAGCAAATGGGGCTCGACAATTTTACCACCATTCCCAACGGCACTGGGGGGCTGGAGGAACGCATGGCGATGCTCTGGACAACCGGTGTTGAGACCGGTCGGCTGACGCCGGAGGAATTCGTGGCGGCGACCTCCACCAACATCGCCAAAATCCTCAACATCTACCCGCTCAAGGGCGGCATCGCCGTTGGTGGCGACGCGGATATCGTGGTCTGGGACCCCAAGATCAGCAAGGAAATCGCGGTCTCAACCCAGAAATCCATCATTGATTACAACGTGTTCGAGGGTATGACGGTCACGGCGCAGCCTCGGTTCACGCTGTCACGTGGTGACGTGATCTGGGCGCATGGCCAAAACTCCCAGCCACAACCCGGTCGCGGCAAGTTCATCCGCCGTCCAGCCTTCGCCTCCGCGTCCAAGGCCTTGGGCAAATGGAAGGCCCTGAACACCCCGCGCAAGATCGAGCGCAACCCGATGAACATTCCGTCAGGCGTTTGA
- a CDS encoding ester cyclase, whose product MRGFSNEFKDLPDYIIKITREIWEDRGLATLHHYYAKDLPMRFPSGLVTGNQNVINGTMATIAEFPDRELLGEDVIWSGDEDAGFLSSHRILTTGTHLGHGAFGKPTGKRFTIRAIADCAARNNAIYDEWLIRDVSGIVKQLGKDVRKFTRKMIAREGGVEHCVRPFTPDQDIDGGYNAKGNDNEWGQRLNDILSRIMDKDFAVIPAEYDRACHIYHPGARDSISHQGADRAWLPLRSSFPSAKFEVHHVIGREDPMMPPRAAVRWSLTGKHEGYGLFGAPTGAEVHVMGMTHAEFGPNGLRHEFTLFDEVAIWKQIMMHQG is encoded by the coding sequence ATGAGAGGTTTCTCGAACGAATTCAAAGACCTGCCGGACTACATAATCAAGATCACGCGGGAGATTTGGGAAGATCGCGGATTGGCCACCCTGCACCACTACTATGCCAAAGACCTGCCGATGCGGTTTCCGTCAGGGTTGGTGACCGGCAATCAGAACGTGATCAACGGCACGATGGCCACGATTGCCGAATTTCCCGACCGCGAATTGCTGGGCGAGGATGTGATCTGGTCCGGCGACGAGGACGCCGGTTTTCTGTCGTCGCACCGTATCCTGACCACCGGCACGCATCTGGGTCACGGCGCGTTCGGCAAACCCACGGGGAAGCGCTTCACCATCCGCGCGATTGCCGACTGCGCCGCCAGGAACAACGCCATTTACGACGAATGGCTGATCCGCGACGTGTCCGGCATCGTCAAACAACTGGGCAAGGACGTGCGCAAATTCACCCGCAAGATGATCGCGCGCGAGGGCGGTGTGGAGCATTGCGTGAGGCCCTTCACCCCCGATCAGGATATTGACGGCGGCTACAACGCCAAGGGCAATGATAATGAATGGGGTCAACGACTTAACGACATCCTTTCACGCATCATGGACAAGGACTTTGCGGTCATTCCAGCGGAATATGACCGCGCCTGCCATATCTATCATCCCGGCGCGCGGGACAGCATTTCGCATCAGGGCGCGGACCGCGCCTGGCTGCCTTTGCGGTCGTCTTTTCCGTCTGCCAAGTTTGAGGTGCATCACGTCATAGGCCGCGAAGACCCAATGATGCCCCCGCGCGCTGCGGTGCGTTGGTCCTTAACAGGCAAACATGAAGGATACGGGCTGTTTGGCGCCCCTACCGGCGCCGAGGTGCATGTGATGGGCATGACCCATGCGGAGTTCGGACCTAACGGGTTGCGGCATGAATTTACCCTGTTCGACGAGGTCGCGATCTGGAAACAGATCATGATGCATCAGGGCTAA
- a CDS encoding TetR family transcriptional regulator C-terminal domain-containing protein, translating to MPHDITPPRQETRIQARNRATIREAALQVFSKYGFRGSTLDQIAAEAGLSKPNLLYYFRSKDAIYAELLSSLLETWLDPLKEMRPDGDPVEEIMGYVRRKLRMSQEFPRESRLFANEILQGAPHIGAELSGNLKRLVDEKCTVIRGWARDGKIADIHPHHLIFSIWSLTQHYADFDVQVRAVLGEEDPFDGAEAYLTQVFHQTLKV from the coding sequence ATGCCGCATGACATCACCCCCCCGCGGCAAGAAACCCGCATTCAGGCGCGGAACAGGGCCACCATTCGCGAAGCGGCCTTGCAGGTTTTCTCGAAATACGGGTTTCGGGGCTCGACCCTTGACCAGATCGCCGCGGAAGCGGGCCTGTCGAAGCCAAACCTGCTGTATTACTTCCGCTCCAAAGACGCGATCTATGCAGAGCTGCTATCGAGCCTCTTGGAAACCTGGCTGGACCCGCTGAAAGAAATGCGCCCCGATGGCGACCCCGTGGAAGAGATCATGGGCTATGTGCGCCGCAAACTGCGCATGAGCCAGGAGTTCCCCCGCGAAAGCCGCCTGTTCGCCAATGAAATCCTGCAAGGTGCGCCTCATATTGGGGCGGAACTATCAGGCAATCTCAAGCGACTTGTCGACGAGAAATGTACGGTCATCCGGGGGTGGGCCAGAGATGGCAAAATTGCCGACATCCATCCACATCATCTGATTTTCTCAATCTGGTCGCTGACCCAGCATTACGCCGATTTTGATGTACAGGTGCGGGCCGTTTTGGGTGAAGAAGATCCGTTTGATGGGGCGGAAGCCTATCTGACCCAGGTTTTTCACCAAACGCTTAAGGTTTGA
- a CDS encoding helix-turn-helix domain-containing GNAT family N-acetyltransferase has protein sequence MSEDLSIDRIDKIRSSARHIVRELGFMQKGLAGTDLSPSAVHTIIELGYGTVKTASDLAALLHLEKSSVSRLVQKLEKHDLILAKPDPDDMRSRVFSLTAKGQALLRDVEDFGRTQLRSALNVLSQNDVAQIETGLTLFARAMKAPPPQAAAATPQIDVRVGYCAGVIASVTHLHATFYAQHYNFGAVFERKVAMEMSEFMGRVDNPVNTTFSAFVGDELLGSVSIDGEDLGDGAAHLRWFVVSPNSQGLGIGKLLLGKATAFVDDTGFDRTRLWTFRGLDAARHLYEKHGFLLAHETPGTQWGTEVFEQEFVRQHPARGT, from the coding sequence ATGTCTGAAGACCTCTCAATCGACCGCATCGACAAGATACGCTCATCAGCGCGGCATATAGTCCGTGAGCTTGGCTTTATGCAGAAGGGCCTTGCAGGCACGGACCTTTCACCGTCAGCGGTACATACGATCATTGAACTGGGTTATGGCACTGTGAAGACGGCAAGTGATCTTGCAGCACTTCTCCATTTGGAAAAATCCAGCGTCAGTCGCCTTGTTCAAAAGCTCGAGAAGCACGATCTGATCTTAGCCAAACCTGACCCAGATGACATGCGTTCCCGTGTGTTCTCATTAACTGCCAAGGGGCAAGCCCTGCTCCGTGATGTCGAAGACTTCGGACGGACGCAGCTGCGGTCTGCTTTGAATGTGCTGTCGCAAAACGACGTGGCGCAGATTGAAACCGGGCTGACCTTGTTTGCCAGAGCAATGAAAGCGCCGCCCCCGCAAGCTGCCGCAGCGACACCTCAGATCGACGTGCGGGTAGGCTACTGCGCCGGTGTCATCGCCTCTGTGACGCATCTTCATGCCACCTTCTACGCCCAGCATTACAACTTCGGCGCCGTGTTCGAGCGTAAGGTGGCGATGGAAATGTCAGAATTCATGGGGCGGGTGGACAACCCAGTGAACACGACTTTTTCTGCCTTTGTCGGGGACGAACTGCTCGGGTCGGTGTCCATCGATGGAGAAGACTTGGGGGACGGCGCAGCCCATCTGCGCTGGTTTGTCGTCAGCCCTAACTCGCAGGGTTTGGGCATAGGAAAACTGTTGCTCGGCAAAGCCACGGCTTTCGTTGACGACACAGGCTTTGATCGGACGCGTCTTTGGACCTTTCGGGGGCTCGATGCAGCGCGTCACCTCTATGAAAAGCATGGCTTCCTATTGGCACATGAAACCCCTGGCACACAGTGGGGCACTGAGGTTTTTGAACAGGAGTTTGTGCGACAGCATCCCGCCCGAGGCACCTAA
- a CDS encoding Zn-dependent hydrolase yields the protein MAAPGENLKIDGARLWDSLMEMAKIGPGVAGGNNRQTVTDEDGEGRALFQSWCEAAGCTMGLDQMGNMFARREGTDPDALPVYVGSHLDTQPTGGKYDGVLGVLGGLEIIRSLNDLNIKTKHPIVVTNFTNEEGTRYAPAMLSSGVFAGIHTQDWAYEREDADGKTFGDELKRIGWRGDEETGARKMHAFFELHIEQGPILEAENTDIGVVTHGQGLSWVQFTVTGKDSHTGSTPMPMRKNAGLGMAHILQKVDEIALSHAPHAVGAAGHIDVFPNSRNVIPGKVVFTVDFRSPDLSVIEDMEKRLAAAAHEICDGMGLGLEMEKVGGFDPVAFDEGCVTAVRNAAERLGYSHMNLISGAGHDACWINRVAPTAMVMCPCVDGLSHNEAEEISPDWAAAGANVLFHAVVETAEIVG from the coding sequence ATGGCAGCACCTGGTGAAAACCTGAAGATCGACGGCGCGCGGCTGTGGGACAGCCTGATGGAGATGGCCAAGATCGGCCCTGGCGTCGCCGGCGGCAACAACCGCCAGACAGTGACCGACGAGGATGGAGAGGGCAGGGCGCTTTTTCAAAGCTGGTGCGAGGCGGCGGGCTGCACCATGGGCCTTGATCAAATGGGCAACATGTTCGCGCGACGCGAGGGCACCGACCCTGACGCGCTGCCGGTCTATGTGGGCTCCCATCTCGACACGCAGCCCACTGGCGGCAAATATGACGGCGTTCTGGGTGTGCTCGGCGGGTTGGAGATCATTCGCTCCCTCAACGACCTGAACATCAAAACCAAACATCCCATCGTTGTGACCAACTTCACCAACGAGGAAGGCACGCGTTATGCACCAGCCATGCTGTCATCTGGCGTCTTTGCTGGCATCCACACGCAGGATTGGGCCTATGAACGCGAAGACGCGGATGGCAAGACATTCGGCGACGAGCTAAAGCGCATTGGCTGGCGCGGCGACGAGGAAACCGGCGCCCGCAAGATGCACGCCTTCTTTGAGCTGCATATCGAACAGGGCCCTATTCTGGAGGCCGAAAACACCGATATTGGTGTGGTCACACATGGCCAAGGCCTCAGCTGGGTCCAATTCACTGTCACGGGCAAGGACAGCCACACCGGCTCCACCCCGATGCCAATGCGCAAGAACGCAGGTCTCGGCATGGCGCATATCTTGCAAAAGGTGGATGAGATAGCGTTGTCCCACGCGCCCCATGCCGTGGGCGCGGCCGGCCATATCGACGTGTTCCCGAATTCGCGTAACGTGATCCCTGGAAAAGTGGTATTCACTGTTGATTTCCGCTCGCCAGACTTGTCGGTGATCGAGGATATGGAAAAACGCCTTGCCGCCGCCGCGCACGAGATCTGCGACGGGATGGGGCTTGGCCTCGAAATGGAAAAGGTGGGCGGCTTTGATCCCGTGGCCTTTGACGAAGGCTGCGTGACGGCGGTGCGCAACGCCGCTGAACGGCTTGGTTATAGCCACATGAACCTGATCTCCGGCGCGGGCCATGACGCCTGCTGGATCAACCGTGTGGCGCCTACAGCGATGGTGATGTGCCCCTGCGTAGATGGTCTCAGCCACAACGAGGCCGAGGAAATCAGCCCGGACTGGGCCGCAGCGGGGGCCAACGTGCTGTTTCACGCGGTCGTTGAGACCGCGGAGATCGTCGGGTGA